Proteins from a genomic interval of Rosa chinensis cultivar Old Blush chromosome 2, RchiOBHm-V2, whole genome shotgun sequence:
- the LOC112190261 gene encoding 30S ribosomal protein S21, chloroplastic, producing MAASSSLCNFLSFLTPSKPPSQAKPPPPHLHLSQTQKPRDAFVPLVAQPGPYFSSSSSELESVMNASLAYANTLFFKSAYNGQVIVDEGESEERLLNRFRREVMRAGVIQEVKRRRYFQNTQD from the coding sequence ATGGCTGCCTCATCCTCTCTCTGCAACTTCCTCTCCTTCCTCACACCCTCAAAGCCCCCATCACAAGCCAAACCCCCACcaccccatctccatctctccCAAACCCAGAAGCCCAGAGACGCCTTCGTCCCTCTAGTCGCCCAACCTGGTCCttatttctcttcttcctcttcggaATTGGAGTCCGTCATGAACGCCTCTCTGGCTTATGCCAACACTCTCTTCTTCAAGTCGGCTTACAATGGCCAAGTCATCGTCGACGAGGGCGAGTCCGAGGAGCGCTTGCTCAACCGGTTCCGGCGAGAGGTGATGAGAGCTGGCGTCATCCAGGAGGTTAAGCGGAGGAGGTATTTCCAGAACACACAAGATTAG
- the LOC112190283 gene encoding uncharacterized protein LOC112190283, whose amino-acid sequence MVFFLPKKDDNTIARTKVLENVLTSTSQGDPYKELWRRIWKATVPGKVQIYVWRACSNLLPTRAKLSTKGYQGDLQCLLCSHAYEDTSHVFCKCPIATAILTASPFNLGSSLLPSLEFKEWLLDHARNLPNDLFAKLLMILWALWKNRNNMLWNHTKQSAEELVLSSLAWLEEFGKANKINKTALSKPKQAWRPAGYGTWKLNVDGSFLPGIAHGRVRGVLHDDAGQFRAAFAAPIPAVASTRQVELWAIKEGLKLVATMQVSNIIIETDCLEAVSCIAETQFTYVHDEGIIDDIRQELNHRTDISVQHK is encoded by the exons ATGGTGTTTTTCCTCCCAAAGAAGGATGATAATACG ATTGCTCGAACCAAAGTGTTGGAGAATGTTTTAACTTCTACATCTCAAGGTGATCCGTACAAAGAATTATGGCGCAGGATTTGGAAAGCAACAGTGCCTGGAAAGGTTCAGATTTATGTTTGGCGTGCATGCTCAAATCTCCTTCCTACAAGAGCCAAACTTTCCACTAAGGGGTATCAAGGTGACCTGCAGTGTCTCCTATGTTCTCATGCTTATGAGGACACTTCCCATGTCTTTTGTAAATGTCCTATTGCTACTGCCATACTCACTGCATCCCCTTTTAATTTGGGGAGTAGCTTACTGCCGTCTTTGGAATTTAAAGAGTGGTTATTGGACCATGCTCGGAATCTGCCAAATGACTTGTTTGCTAAACTCCTCATGATCTTATGGGCCTTGTGGAAAAACAGGAATAATATGTTGTGGAATCATACTAAACAATCGGCTGAGGAGTTGGTACTTAGCTCACTGGCGTGGCTGGAGGAGTTTGggaaagcaaacaaaataaacaaaactgcTCTCTCAAAACCGAAGCAAGCGTGGAGGCCAGCAGGTTATGGTACATGGAAACTCAATGTTGATGGAAGTTTTCTCCCAGGAATTGCTCATGGAAGAGTCAGGGGTGTCTTGCATGATGATGCAGGACAATTTCGAGCTGCCTTCGCAGCTCCAATCCCAGCTGTTGCGTCAACAAGACAAGTTGAGCTATGGGCCATCAAGGAGGGCTTAAAACTGGTGGCCACAATGCAGGTCAGCAATATCATTATCGAAACAGACTGCCTGGAAGCTGTGTCTTGTATTGCAGAGACCCAATTTACTTATGTTCATGATGAAGGGATAATTGATGATATTCGGCAGGAGCTAAACCATAGAACTGACATTAGTGTGCAGCataaataa